The Fusarium falciforme chromosome 12, complete sequence DNA window CTCTGAAGCCTGTCCGCCGGCTGGAGCTGCGCACCAAGGTCGACAGCCGGTCACTCAAGCCGATTCCCTACAACATCAATCTGAGAAACAGCCAGAACTGCGATGCCATGATCAGGCACCTGTACGGCGACGagctggacgaggaagacCAATGCGCCAAGTGCAAGGACTCCAAAGGAGCCCTGATCGGCTGCGTCGTCTGCCCCGACATTGTCCCCAACTGCGCCAACTGTGATTGGAACCGCTCGGGAGGGCAATGCTCCCTGGGCGGCGGCGTCAGTGGTGAGTGTTTACAATTGGTGCCTATCGTTAGCTGCCGCGTGCAATCAACTAACCGGTCGCAGCGAGGCGCCGTGCCAAACGCAGGCCCGCTCCCGAGTCGGAGAGCGAGGcccaagaggaagaggacacCAACAACCTCTGGGAGGTGTTCAATGACATGGATCCTGCCACCCTGACCAGACTCTCGGTTGTCTTGTCTGAGGCTGCCAAGCGCACTGGCCACACCCGTCGCTAATTTGCCTTGGGAGTCTTGTGGGTGAAGGTACTGTAGCCAACTGATGAGACAGGTATTGAGTAGCTCGCCTGCACGTGTACGGTGTGGAATTTTTCAGCATCCCCGTACAAGGATTGTTCCATGATTTATGTCATTTTATGTCTTTTATTTCCTTTGTCATGTATTGCAATTATGCTGGGAAACGTGTGATGAGATGGATTCGCGCAGGGATGTCCCACAAGATTGCCAATATTTCGACTCGACAGGGTACCCCCTGGCCATTTCACAAATGCGTTTATTCCCGACCTACACTCATTGTCGCTCTGCTTTTCCGTACCTCGCTTGGGAGGGGAGGATGCTTGAAGGATTCGCTTGCTTGCGCGGCTGCGATCAGGCAATTTGTTCACTtccacatccatccattatTTCCCGCGCGGCTGCTATAACTCTACCCTCTTTTTGTAAACATGTCTCTTCAATAGTTACTCAAGAATGATCCATTGCTTTTACCATGGACCGTCGTGCAAGTGGTGATCAACCCATAGAGCGTGACGTGCAACTATCACCCATGGGCGCTTCGGGATTAGCCGACCCGCCTGGAGGGAACCAGCAGAGCGGCGACAAAGAAGCTGTCCCACAACCTGAACCAGAACCCGCTTCCAGCCCTACCACCGAAGACCAGGACAAGTATCTACAAGGCTGGCGACTATGGGCATTGACTATTGCGTATGTACAATCCTCAATGTAGTACCAATTGCTGACACTCGAAAGCCTGTGGATCAGCTTATTCCTATCAACGCTCGAGACGACGATTGTTAGCACGTCGCTAGTATCCATCACCGATGCCCTCAATGGCTTTATCCTGCGCGATTGGATCGTTACTTCATATCTCCTGACCTACACTGGTAGGTATGGAACGCGCCTTTGCAGGGCCTGATGCTGATGGCGACCAGGCTTCCTTACGATATACGCCAAGTTGAGCGACATATTTGGGAAAAAGACCATGTTGCTGCTGGCAATTGCCATCTTTACCGTCTTCTCCGGTCTTTGCGGAGCGGCGAATGGCATGGTAGAACTGTGGCTGATCCCCATTACCTTGTCAAGTCATGGATTGTGCTGACTCGCAACTCTAGCATTATACTCCGAGCCTTCCAAGGCGTCGGTGCATCCggaatcttctccatcatcatggccctgGCACCAACCCTGATATCGCTGAATCAATACGGAAAGTACatggccatcttctcgaccctcttcatcgtcgccaaTGTCCTGGGCCCGGTACTTGGTGGCGTCATCAGCCAGCACTCTGACTGGCGCTGGGTCTTTTTACTCAAGTTGGTGGTCAAATACCTTTATCATGATAGCAAGTTGCTAATGCGGCATCTTTAGTATTCCTGGAGGGGCAGTTGCtttcgtcctcgtcgccatctTCCTACCACCCTCCGAAGCTTCCGCACAACTTCCTCTCGTACAGGTCCTACGCTCCAAAGTCCAACGCTCCAATTGGGTACGAGTTGACATTGTCGGCATGGTATTCTTGCTGGCCGCATCAGTTCTTCTCGTCTTTGccttggaagaaggaggcacTCGATACCCATGGAAAAGCGCCGTCGTCATCTCGACCCTCGTCCTGGCAATTGTGCTCAGCATAGCGTTTGGCTTTTGGGAAGTGTTTCTCGAAAAGTCAAACTGGAGACAGGAGCCGGTGTTTCCTCCTAGTATCTGCAAAGACAGACTGTCTGCAGCTATGCTTCTGTGAGTAACGATGCTATTCTTCGCCGCTATAGCTTGCTGATGACTTCTAGCACTGCCTGCTTTGTTGGGTTCCCTTTCGTGTCAATGATCGTCAACATTCCGCAGAGAGCACAAGCCGTCTATGGCGTATCCCCAGTCCAGGGCGGCTTGACCCTGCTTCCTCTACTATTGACCTCTCCATTGGCAACTGCTTTCTCAGGATTCATGACAGGCAATGCAAAGGTGCCTCCATTTTACCTCGTTCTCGTCGCCTCGGTTCTGCAGGTCATCGGCATTGGCTTGACATGCTCACTGCCGACCGATTCTAAAAGCGTACCTAAAGAGCAATATGGCTATGAGGTCCTGATGGGTATTGGGTTTGGTCTTGGCCTTACCACGCTCTTGACATTCGCTCGAGTTGTTGTCTCCCAGCAAAACCTTTGTGAGTTATCCAACTCGATGACAGTCCGATAGCTAACTCGAGTCCTAGCGGTCATGATGGGTGCCCTAACTCAGATCCGTGTCTTGGGAGGGACAGTCTCACTTGCAATCTGGTAATCCCCACGAAGCAGGAGAGAAGGGCAGAGACTGACCGGTTCGCAGTGCTACTATTCTCAACAACCAATTAACACCCAAGCTGGACCGACTTGTCACCCCAGAGCAGGCGGCAGCCATTTACGATTCTATATCAGCCGTCAATGATCTTAATGCGACACAAAAGGCGGCTGTCAGGCAGGCATTTGCTGAAGGATACAACCTTCAGAACATCTTCATGACGGTCATGTCTGCACTTGGACTGATCACATCGTTTTTCCTTTGGGAGAAGAACCCACGGAAGGCAGGGTAAATAATGATAATTGGTACATAGTAATCTGACCACATAAGACGCCTAAGGACTATTTGTCCTTCCAAGCAGTTTCCATGACTTCGAGAGGCGTGGTGATTTTGAGACCCCGAAACTCTGCATCTAGAGGAGGGTAGTCCCTTGGAACGAGATATCGTCCGATGGCGGCTTGATAGTGAAGCATGGCGAAGAAAGCTTGGTCACCTTCGCCGTACCCAATGGGCGGGAATTCCTCGTGGAAGGAGATTTTTCCTGACTGGAGCTTCTCCAGGCTATCGATTGCCACCCGGAACTTGCATTCTACATATTGTGAGCACCAAGATCTAGTAGTATGACTTGCTGGCTTACCTCGAGCCTTCTCTGCCATTTCAACCAACTCATTGAAGGACAGCGTGTTTGCAAAAATCGGGCTGACCTTGTTCCACTTCTCCAGATCCATCAACCTGGCGACGAATCTGGACATGTCCTGAGACGTAATGAAACTAGCCTTGACGCTTCCGTCTCCTGGGATGACCGCCCACTTCTTCTCCACGTTCATGATGTTGATCCATGGTTCCAGGTGAGTCTTCCAGTGTGGCATGCCATAGTAGTCGAGGAACCAACCATTGGCGATGCGGGTGTAGGTGAGCCGAGTCTTTTCGAGTTCATCAATTGCTTCAAAGGTGTACCTCGCCAAAGGAGATAGTTCAATGTCCCTATTCTAGTAAGCTTCAGTACGCAGGTTGTGAGCAGGGTCTTCACTCTTTTACGTGCAGCATGTCGAAGCTGCTGATGACGAATCGCTCCGTGGTAGCTGATTTCTGGGCTGCAAGGATGAGGTTCTTCTGGGACTGATTGGCCTCTGGGTTGACGACGGCAATAGCACAGATAACGATATTGACCCCCGCCTCTTCGAacgccttggcgatggcatcaGGGTCATCATAGTCAACCCGAAGATAGTTAACAGCCCCTTGCGAGGGTCGATCCTGGGGGCTCTTGTTAGACCGCTGAACTCAAGACAACGTTGAAAGAGAGTCTACCTTTCGAGAGAGGACGTAGATCTTGTGCTTGCCATACTCAACGAGACCATCGACAATGGTGCTTCCCACGTTTCCAGCTCCACCTGCAACTGCAATGGTCTTCATCTTGGATGTCTATCGTCTGTATGATTCACCGATATCAAGTAAATCGCGCATTTGCAGTGCAAGTTCCGCCTTTGAGGGGAAAGACTTCATCTTGAACTGCACGATGGAAACATACGAGCTCTTCGTCAAACGATGCTAATAATCACATGGTGTAAGCAGCGCAAGGATGACACATTGAAACGTCAACGAGCGCACGAATCATcgagttggagatggtggagaAGTGCTTTCTATAACCCTTTACAGTTAACATGCCAGCTCGCAAATAAAATGGGCCTTGCCCGCTGACCTCGAATGAGAAGCCAGATGACATCAtgctcttccttctcttaaTTCCCAAATAGGTACTACAACGAGTTCCTCCCTGGGTAACAAGGGTTGCTCGGCACGAGAAGCCCGTACGGCGAAGTACATGAATAACACGCGCCACGACCCCGAACATGCAGGAATACAAACTGCAATAAACTAGCCCGTGGTAAGTTGAGGTTAAGTTACAAAGTCTAGTTCGATATCTCTTCTAACACATTCTATATGGATTCACTTGCCCATCCTTCGTGCCCAATGATCATTGTTAGTTCCCTCCTTGACACTTGCCTGATATCTACGACACAATCACCTCAGACATGTTTTCCCAGAGCTTGATAGACTCAAACACCGTTCCCTCTGAGCCCTCGCCTTCAACAAACCAACTGATACCCGTGCACTCCTTCGAGTCGGCATACACCATGGTCGACAAGGCGAAGCGATCGTTGGCAAAAACCTCAACAATATCGCCATCGCAGAAGATGCGAAGTCGCAacttctcaagctcctcggATCCGTTCCTATCCAAGTAAAACAGAGTAAAGGGCCCCGAGACTACATCCTTCTTGATGTCTGCCTCTTGGTTGGAATCAGTCCTGTCGACGACAATCTCCTCCTTTTCAGGTGAGAAGTAGATGGCAGTCTTCTGAGTTGCGTCCTTGTCGTGACGAATCCAGAAGCCAAGACGCTGTTGAGATGGTGAAATATTGATGGTGGCCTCCAACTCCCAGCTGACAGACTGCGTTTCCAGCAGCTTTCCgctcttgttcttggtaGCCAAGTGAGACCAGAAGGCGGGTTCCCCAAGCCTGAGTGATTCAATGTTGGGAAGTGGCCGTATCCCAAGTGTTTGAACCTTCTTTGCCCTCCCATGACCGCCATCGCCCATTATCTTGACGCACTGAATGCCTTCCAGAGACGACTTGAGTCCTCTAGTGACATTCTCGGCAGTATACAAGAACAGCTCCCGCGGTAGGGAGAAGTATCCAGTCCAGCCCTTTGCCTCTCGACGAGGCAAGGTCAACTCGTCTTCCTTGAGCCACCCCCAAACAATTCTGGTTTTGGTAACGGGGTGTTCGTATGAGTTTGGTGCATAAAGACAACCGTGGTCTAGAATACCACTATAATCGTGCTTCATCTTGGGACCTTCCGAGGTGTTCTCAAGTGCGCCGGCCATCCACAAAGACCAGACACCGCTTCTATCCTTGATGCCAGGCTTCTCTCCACCTTCGGTTCCCATAAGCAGGAACTGAGCCTCTTCAGACTCGTTGTGGAGTGTCATGTAGTTGACACATTCCCAGTTGACACCGAAGTCACCACTCCAGCGCCCAGATGGTCGGAAGCCAGTTGGAACATCGACAAAGGGACCAAGATAAGTCCACTTGGTCAAGTCACCCGGCGCAACAGCATATAAAAATACTGTGGGTCCACCCTTGACAAGACCTCCGGACATAAAGCCGTATAAGCTCTTTTCTCCCCGAAGTTCGTCTAGGGCAGGACATTCTGTAAGGAAAGGGTCCCGGAAGCCTGTAACGTCAAGACCCTCGGGCTCGCCACGGAGAATGGGGTTTTGTTCGCTCTTCTTCCAAGTGTTACCGCCGTCGTCCGATGTTGCAACCGCCAAGCCGGCGCAGTCGCGAGTATATGGTAGGGTCCAGTGGATGGgaaggttggtgatggatgagTACACCACTGTCAACTGTCCCTTCTCTCCCCGCAGACCAGTGGGATAGAAGCAGCCTGTGAAGATTCCCTTGTCGTCGTAAGACTCTGAAGGTTCCAGGACCGGCTGATCCCCGTTATGCTTCCAGTGCAGTCCGTCCGAGCTTGTAAAGTGTCCCCAGGCGATATCGCCCCAGTCACACGAGTTCGGGTTCCCTATGGTAGTGTTAGTATTGCAATGATAACCTAATAGCGCCGAGACTTACATTGATATGACAAATGGTATGTACCTGTTGAGGTATCAAAGCCCGGAGCGCAAGGGTCGTTGATCCAACCTTGAGGAGCTTTGAGATGATAAGTCGGAGATGGGTGCCACCGCGGGCGTGGGACGCAGCTCTTTACTGTCATATTATATTGAACAAGTCGATATAtttgaaagaaaagaaataaagaataCTCGAATACAGCTTCTCGAGATGATGACAGATGTAGAAGAGATGGAACGCGGGGAAGAGAAGTAAGGTCGGCCAAGTCCGGGTGGCGGTTTTGTAGAAAGCAGGCATTCCCCCAACTGACAGCTCATTTCCTTTTAAGCTCTTTTCTGCCTATAAGTACATTCAGCCGGGCTTCCGGCCCCAGACTTGTTCCCCCAGCCGTCACTCGTTGCCGGCGCTCACTAGTCTTTGTCGGTCCGACAGATTCGGATCGCCTCATTCCAATCATCCGACGAGCCCAACGGATTTTCGGTGGGACCCTTGGCAGTACCGATACCTGTCGATAATGGGGTAAACCTTGACGTGGTTTGGGGATACTGGGGTCAGGGGGTGATAGGATGGAGTCTATGGCCCGGCAAAAGGGCTCTAGTTTCCTTTCTAGGTAATTACCGTTGTTTAATCCTATGTACAGTACCTCAATATGCAGCTGATCAAAGGAGGGGATGTTGCGTTCTCCCTTCATCTGGGAATCGAGTTGAGGGGGTTCTATAGCGGTGAGACATGGCGCCCACTGATTCACTCAAAGGCACAAACATGGTACGAAGAAAGATCATTTGATCTATGATAATCTACAACTGCGCCTCTTCTAAATACGAAGCAACAACCCCAGTCTCACTACCGAGTCACAAGTCCCGCAAGCCCCCCGTAGCCAAGCTGCAGTAGCTTCGGAGCAAGTCCTACTTGGCATGCGCGTCAACCTCCACGGCACCCTTGTCGTCTCCAAACTGATCCACACGAGTGGTAGCAAACTTCCGCGCGCTAACCTTGTGCTCAAACAGAACGTCCAACTCTCCGTAAGTGCGGCCCTTGGGCTCAGGAAGGCGGAAGTAGGCCCAGATCATGATCAGGAGGCAGAACGCGGCCCAGAAGAGACCAGTTTTGGCACCCCAGTTCCACGAGTTGACGCCCAGCATGCGGGGCATCAGGGTGTTGTTCACCAGACCAGCCATGTTGTTGAAGTTGCGTGCAAGGACgatggtcttggccttgagtcGAGTGGATGGGATTTCAGCCACGATGGTGTAGCAGACGGGGCCAACCGCCATATCGTAGATGAATGTgtagaagatgaggagactACCAACTGCCCAAGACGGACCGGGTTTGCTCGAATCTGCAAAGCCGAGGCCACCGACAACGATGAGAATGATGAAGAGCACGCATGTTCCGCCAATGTAGAGGGTTCGGCGTCCAAGCTTGGCCATGAGGAACCAAGAGAGGATAACACCGACGGCTCCAACAGCGTACTGCACAATGTTGAGGGTGAACGAGCTGTTTGGGTCGAGACCGGCACGCTCGTAGAACTGGACAGAGTAGCCCATGAGCACACTGCCACAAGTAGCTTGGGCGATATAAGTGATGGAAGCGATCTCAGTTCGTCGCAGATCGGTCCTCATGAAGCAGTGCCAGTAGTTGGTACCCGCAGAGGTAgccttctcgagctcgttGGTGGCGTGGATCATGGCGACTTGGGCATCGGCATCAAACTCGAGATCAGGCTTGGGGCTGACAAGCTTGAGAACGGCCTGCTTGGCATCCGCATGGCGGCCCTGGCGGACCAACCACCATGGAGACTCTGGAGCGAAGAGAGTTCCAAGAATGATGAAAGGAGGCCAGACCCACTGGATGGCGAAGGGGATACGGTAGGACCATTCGCTGTCCATGTTGAGGAATCCACGGAGGACGCCGGCAGAGATCAACTGACCAATAACCCAGCAGAGGTTGACATAGGCCGTGAGGTAAGGCCGCAGAACGACGGGGGCAACATCAGAGGCGTAAGCCAGAGTAAGAGTCTGGAAAACGCCCCACGGGATACCGAGCAGGATCTGGCCCGCGAGGATCATCTCGATGTTCTTGGCAaagaagacgatgaagataAAGGCGATCATGAGCATCTGAGAGAGAATCATGGATCTCTTGTAGCCAATGGCATCAGACACCCAACCGTTGAGGTAGAGACCGATGATCTGGCCGCACATGCCTCCGACTTGGATGTATGTCTGCCATTCGGCCGAGACGACTTTGCCGCCTTCGCCATCAGACTCATTGCCGTACTTGTTTCGGAATCTGGACGCATGTTAGTGCTGTGTTGTGACCGAGGCATTGAAGGTGGCTCACGGTTGGTAACCGTAGAAGGATCCAATGAGGGCAAGATCATAACCCTCCATAATAATAGCCGTAGAAAACAGCAGGGAGAATCCAATGGCCTTGGGATACAGCCGGAGAGAATCTCTGAAGCTCAGCTGATGCTCCCTAGCCGTGGCAGCGCTGGCCTCAGCATGGTGAGCATGGCCCTTGAACTCATCGTCGTGGACGACTTCAACGTCAGCTGAAGACAGCTTGGACGCCATGGCAAAGATTGAACAAGTGATGGAGTAGCGTGATATGAATGAGGTAAAGGTGTTGTTGTCCTGGTTCATACCCTGAGGGCAATCGCTCCGAGGAGGCCAAACCTGGGGATCTGGGTAAGCTTAAGTAGATGTTTTTTCGGTTCAAGATTCTTTGTAAAAAAGGTCCAAGCGTTGCCGAATGTCTCGTGGTCTACACGAATAACCGGCTGTCGACTGTGAGGGCATAAACAACAGGCTTAGCTCCGGAAGGGTGAACAGGGTCAGCTCATGCCACGGGGTAAGGCGTCGGGAGCAAGCGTCATCTCTCCAGGTTTTCTTGACCAAAAACGGGGTCTCTCTGGGGATCACGAGGGCTGTTTCCTGTGGAGGCGGACGGGCGTCGGCAAGCTCTAGAACGTCTTCATTGGCCCTCTGGAGGATCAAGTATCGGTACAGGCCAAGGAAATCTGGGGTTTTGGTTcaggagaaggacaagttTCTGGGGCTGGGAGCGAACTGGTGCTAGCTGTCGGACCGAGAAGAGCTCGGTCGAGACTTTCCGTCGATTCTTCAGGGGGTTTGAGTGGAAGATCTCCAGCTGTCGGCCCGACAGTTTGGAATACCGAGCTGGGCAGTTATTACGGAGTTTCCGGTGGGGGTGGCAGGGGCATTAGCGTCCCTGTCGGCGAATGGGAACGTGTCGAGAACCAGCTAGAAGACGGGGCTTCCGAGCGATGCCTTTTTCGATGAGACGGGACAAGGTTTGTGAATCGAGGGATGCTGCAATTGTACGTGATCAGCTTCAATGGTATGATCCTGACTGAGAAAATTTTCAAGAGGGTGTTATTCCGATAATAGGAGTACTGCTAGATCGGGCTGCAACTCGCCCATTTGAAGACACTTGGCTGGCGATTGCCAACATTGTCCAAGACCCGAGCATTGAGGGAGGGTTGCGAGCTGAAACTGGTGGCTTGAGGGCTTGCTTGTGAATGGCTGTGACGCGTAACTACCCTGAACAGATATACTGTACGAGTAGAGGGTTCTGAACGCGACGAGAGCGCGTCATGGAGAAACATATTCGGACATGTAGAACCAGTTACGGGGTTTTACGGTGTTGGTTTTTGATGCCGTTATATATTAACAACTGGGTCTTTCGCTGTGGTGGCTGATGACAGGAAGCCATCATTGCAGACACCATAATGTAGAACCATATCAAGCATTCCCCAGACGCCTCATTGCAGCTGAGTCCTGCCTTTGCATATAAGCTtgaaatttatttaaaggaCATTCATGCCCAAGAGTCAATTGGAAGAAAGGGGTGCCTTTACCGCTTCCACTAGACTTCTTTTTCCTTGGAGAGCTTTGGCTTGATGACTGATGCACCACTGGACATACCGGTCTGGCTATTCGCTAGGTGTCTCGGCTTGCACTTCACTCTGGTCAGGATGAAAACCGTTAGACAGCCAGAAAGTCAATTTTCACCTTCGGATGCAcagccagcagcaagacAGGGGTAAAGTCACGCCACAATGCGGGGGCTGTCACGCCGTCTTTGGTGTTGCTTACCCTATCGCACAACTGAACCACAGCTTGCACTGATACATCTGGTGTTTTGGTGAATCGGAGACGAGATAAGCTCCTGGAATTGGATGAGGATAGCCTTAGGCTGATTGTGAGTCCATTGATACCAATCGTGTAAGAGCAATTATAGTGAAAAGAAAGGACAAAATAGGAGGGCGGCATGGGTATACCGGTCATAGAGTTGGAGTTTTGGAGCCAATGGGTGAAGACAGGACGTTCCGAGGCTTGGGGCTTGCATACTTTTGGATCATCTGACTACTAAGTTCTAAGAAAAGGTTTACTGCATAGAACCTTTTGTTAATTGAAGATTCTCTGTCTTGAAGAGGGCTGCGATGTTCCCCTTTTGCGAACTTGGTGACGCTTCCAAAAGAAGCCATGAGCCACATAGCAATGAACACAGTTATTGGCCCTGTCAGCATTAAAAGAAAATCACAAAAAACCGTAAGTGATGTTACTCTGACGTACTAATTCATTAATGATACCCAATTGGATGTGAGTTTGGTCTACTGAGCTGGACAGAGGGAAATGTCAATAGATGCTCACCGTTCATCCTCTGTTATTCTCTCTTTAAACACAACTACAAGGTAGAAAGCACAAAGAGTACAAGACTCTGGACAGTAATCATCTAGTTCTCATTTGTCCGGTCAAATGTGTTGTAGATGGTTGCTTCATTCGTTCATGATCGTCGATGGTCTTTGCCGACTATCCCTTGAAGAGGGTTCGGCCCAGCAgagatataaagaaaatgCCATCACCTGTAAATCTCATGGCTTGTATTTTTCTTTCACATTAGTCCTGCATGTAAGAAATTCAGGCGTGCAAGGAGTGTAAGGTACACCGGACACTTGGCTTTGAAACGCAAACGACTTGTGGGTACCTTATATGACGGACCGCGGATCGTCCAGGGCAGATCAGATCTTTTCAAGTCTCTCCCGCAAGGAGATTCTATCTATCGTACAATCAAGATGTGGCACATGCCGATTGTCATTCTGCAGCTGCGACCTGGGTGATGAGTCTGGGGTCTAGCGGCGCTTGGGTTTGAATCCCCACATGATCAACAGCCGCAACAGGCAATTCCCTGCATCCTTAAAACCAGCTCAGACAACTCATTGCATCTACGATTGGTTCAATCAAGGTGACGTTGACGGCTCTCTGCGGCGGCCGGGCGCGTGGATTTACCAAATGCAGCATTCAAGGGTAAATGGTCACATTTGCGAGCTCGGACACGTCGCAAAATAACTACGCGAATAAGAGTCAGCTAATTTGCGACAGGCGTGGCAACCATGTAAGCTTGACCCTGTATCTTTGCGCTGCACCGCCATCTGGTGGAGTCATGCTGAT harbors:
- a CDS encoding uncharacterized protein (Expressed protein): MSSLPEHPKPFPRGSAEEIPGYPSARARYVPATVFGVETSSFDYNSPLPTANPDLTVWVLMHAINGCSSKVIKLLSEGRPVRRLELRTKVDSRSLKPIPYNINLRNSQNCDAMIRHLYGDELDEEDQCAKCKDSKGALIGCVVCPDIVPNCANCDWNRSGGQCSLGGGVSARRRAKRRPAPESESEAQEEEDTNNLWEVFNDMDPATLTRLSVVLSEAAKRTGHTRR
- a CDS encoding MFS domain-containing protein gives rise to the protein MDRRASGDQPIERDVQLSPMGASGLADPPGGNQQSGDKEAVPQPEPEPASSPTTEDQDKYLQGWRLWALTIALWISLFLSTLETTIVSTSLVSITDALNGFILRDWIVTSYLLTYTGFLTIYAKLSDIFGKKTMLLLAIAIFTVFSGLCGAANGMVELIILRAFQGVGASGIFSIIMALAPTLISLNQYGKYMAIFSTLFIVANVLGPVLGGVISQHSDWRWVFLLNIPGGAVAFVLVAIFLPPSEASAQLPLVQVLRSKVQRSNWVRVDIVGMVFLLAASVLLVFALEEGGTRYPWKSAVVISTLVLAIVLSIAFGFWEVFLEKSNWRQEPVFPPSICKDRLSAAMLLTACFVGFPFVSMIVNIPQRAQAVYGVSPVQGGLTLLPLLLTSPLATAFSGFMTGNAKVPPFYLVLVASVLQVIGIGLTCSLPTDSKSVPKEQYGYEVLMGIGFGLGLTTLLTFARVVVSQQNLSVMMGALTQIRVLGGTVSLAICATILNNQLTPKLDRLVTPEQAAAIYDSISAVNDLNATQKAAVRQAFAEGYNLQNIFMTVMSALGLITSFFLWEKNPRKAG
- a CDS encoding NmrA domain-containing protein produces the protein MKTIAVAGGAGNVGSTIVDGLVEYGKHKIYVLSRKDRPSQGAVNYLRVDYDDPDAIAKAFEEAGVNIVICAIAVVNPEANQSQKNLILAAQKSATTERFVISSFDMLHVKEDIELSPLARYTFEAIDELEKTRLTYTRIANGWFLDYYGMPHWKTHLEPWINIMNVEKKWAVIPGDGSVKASFITSQDMSRFVARLMDLEKWNKVSPIFANTLSFNELVEMAEKARECKFRVAIDSLEKLQSGKISFHEEFPPIGYGEGDQAFFAMLHYQAAIGRYLVPRDYPPLDAEFRGLKITTPLEVMETAWKDK
- a CDS encoding MFS domain-containing protein, yielding MNQDNNTFTSFISRYSITCSIFAMASKLSSADVEVVHDDEFKGHAHHAEASAATAREHQLSFRDSLRLYPKAIGFSLLFSTAIIMEGYDLALIGSFYGYQPFRNKYGNESDGEGGKVVSAEWQTYIQVGGMCGQIIGLYLNGWVSDAIGYKRSMILSQMLMIAFIFIVFFAKNIEMILAGQILLGIPWGVFQTLTLAYASDVAPVVLRPYLTAYVNLCWVIGQLISAGVLRGFLNMDSEWSYRIPFAIQWVWPPFIILGTLFAPESPWWLVRQGRHADAKQAVLKLVSPKPDLEFDADAQVAMIHATNELEKATSAGTNYWHCFMRTDLRRTEIASITYIAQATCGSVLMGYSVQFYERAGLDPNSSFTLNIVQYAVGAVGVILSWFLMAKLGRRTLYIGGTCVLFIILIVVGGLGFADSSKPGPSWAVGSLLIFYTFIYDMAVGPVCYTIVAEIPSTRLKAKTIVLARNFNNMAGLVNNTLMPRMLGVNSWNWGAKTGLFWAAFCLLIMIWAYFRLPEPKGRTYGELDVLFEHKVSARKFATTRVDQFGDDKGAVEVDAHAK